From Pseudomonas poae, the proteins below share one genomic window:
- the phnP gene encoding phosphonate metabolism protein PhnP, translating into MRLTLLGTGDARQVPVYGCECAACGLARSDASLRRLPCSALIECGDQRWLIDSGLPDLTERFAPRSFNGIFQTHYHADHAQGLLHLRWGQGLVIPVHGPADPEGLSDLYKHPGILDFSQPFAAFETRQFAELSVTALPLQHSKPTLGYLLQGQGRRIAYLTDTVGLPPATLAWLQREPLDVLVLDCSMPPQPHAPRNHNDLTLALQSIEDTGAQLGVLTHVGHTLDAWLLAHRCELPRHVSVGWDGRVI; encoded by the coding sequence ATGCGCCTGACCCTGCTGGGCACTGGCGACGCACGGCAAGTCCCGGTGTATGGCTGTGAATGCGCTGCGTGCGGTCTGGCCCGCAGCGATGCCAGCCTGCGCCGCCTGCCGTGCAGCGCGTTGATCGAATGCGGCGACCAGCGCTGGCTGATCGACAGCGGCTTGCCCGACCTCACCGAGCGCTTCGCGCCGCGCAGTTTCAACGGGATTTTCCAAACCCACTATCACGCCGATCACGCGCAAGGCTTGCTGCATTTGCGCTGGGGCCAGGGCCTGGTGATCCCGGTGCATGGCCCGGCGGACCCGGAAGGTTTGTCCGACCTCTACAAACACCCCGGCATTCTCGATTTCAGCCAGCCGTTCGCCGCGTTCGAGACCCGGCAGTTTGCTGAGTTAAGCGTTACCGCGTTGCCGTTGCAGCATTCTAAACCGACCCTGGGTTACCTGCTGCAAGGCCAGGGGCGGCGCATCGCCTACCTCACCGACACCGTCGGCCTGCCACCGGCCACACTGGCCTGGTTGCAACGCGAACCGCTGGACGTGCTGGTGCTCGATTGCTCCATGCCGCCGCAGCCGCACGCACCGCGCAATCACAATGACCTGACCTTGGCGCTGCAAAGCATTGAGGACACCGGTGCGCAGCTGGGCGTGTTGACCCATGTGGGGCATACGCTGGATGCGTGGCTGCTGGCGCATCGGTGCGAGTTGCCGCGGCATGTGTCGGTGGGGTGGGATGGGCGGGTTATCTAG
- the phnN gene encoding phosphonate metabolism protein/1,5-bisphosphokinase (PRPP-forming) PhnN, with product MAGRLIYLIGPSGSGKDSLLDAARPRLAERGCRIVRRVITRSAEAVGEAAQGVSPEQFAALQVEGAFALSWQANGLSYGIPGEIDAWLAAGDDVLVNGSRAHLAQTRERYPTLLVLLLTVDQAVLRQRLIARGRESLADIEERLARNARFTAQLIAGNGSGLFVLDNSGPLEHTVERLLCCLDHGHSACA from the coding sequence ATGGCGGGCAGGTTGATCTATCTCATCGGGCCATCCGGTTCGGGCAAGGACAGCCTGCTGGATGCCGCACGCCCTCGCTTGGCCGAGCGCGGTTGCCGTATCGTGCGCCGCGTGATCACGCGCTCGGCGGAGGCGGTGGGCGAGGCGGCTCAGGGCGTGAGCCCGGAGCAGTTTGCCGCGCTGCAGGTCGAGGGCGCGTTTGCCCTCAGTTGGCAGGCGAATGGGCTGTCCTACGGCATTCCCGGGGAAATCGACGCGTGGCTGGCGGCGGGGGACGACGTGCTGGTCAACGGCTCCCGTGCGCATCTGGCGCAAACCCGTGAGCGATACCCGACCTTGCTGGTGTTGCTGCTGACGGTTGATCAAGCCGTGTTGCGCCAGCGCCTGATCGCTCGCGGGCGTGAGTCCCTGGCGGATATCGAGGAGCGCCTGGCGCGCAATGCGCGGTTTACCGCGCAACTGATCGCCGGCAATGGTTCGGGGTTGTTTGTGCTGGACAATTCCGGCCCCCTGGAACACACGGTCGAGCGCCTGCTGTGCTGCCTGGACCACGGGCATTCGGCATGCGCCTGA
- a CDS encoding alpha-D-ribose 1-methylphosphonate 5-triphosphate diphosphatase — protein sequence MPAEQILSNAQIVTAERMFIGCVVLRDGKIDDIAEGRSQLPQAQDLGGDVLLPGLVELHTDNLEKHMTPRPGVDWPSISAVLSHDAQIIAAGITTVFDAVSIGDVNPKGNRMKKLPAMLDAIAQAEGAGLTRAEHHLHLRCELCHPDTLSVFRDLVENPLVRLVSVMDHSPGQRQFVLESKYREYYMGKYHLNDETMDAFIVLQMVNSRAYSDRYRAAIAEFPTTLEAAKGCQALNMKVLMGAPNVVRGGSHSGNVAAAGLAAEGLLDILSSDYYPASLLQAAFVLADQQDGGDLSRAVKMISLAPAQAAGLDDRGEIAIGLRADLVQARSREGLPVVQQVWRQAKRVF from the coding sequence ATGCCCGCTGAACAGATCCTTAGTAACGCCCAGATCGTCACGGCTGAGCGCATGTTCATCGGCTGCGTGGTGTTGCGTGACGGCAAGATCGACGATATCGCCGAAGGCCGCAGCCAATTGCCCCAGGCCCAGGACTTGGGCGGTGATGTACTGCTGCCGGGGCTGGTGGAGTTGCACACCGACAACCTGGAAAAACACATGACCCCGCGCCCCGGCGTGGACTGGCCGTCGATCTCGGCGGTGCTCAGCCATGACGCGCAGATCATCGCGGCGGGGATCACCACGGTGTTCGACGCGGTCTCCATCGGTGACGTGAACCCCAAGGGCAACCGCATGAAAAAGCTGCCGGCAATGCTCGACGCGATCGCCCAGGCCGAAGGCGCCGGCTTGACCCGCGCCGAACACCACCTGCACCTGCGCTGCGAGCTGTGCCACCCGGACACTCTCAGCGTGTTCCGCGACCTGGTGGAAAACCCGCTGGTACGGCTGGTGTCGGTGATGGACCATTCGCCGGGCCAGCGCCAGTTTGTGCTTGAATCCAAGTACCGTGAGTACTACATGGGCAAATACCACCTGAACGACGAAACCATGGACGCGTTTATCGTGCTGCAGATGGTCAACTCCCGGGCGTACAGCGACCGTTACCGCGCCGCCATCGCCGAATTCCCCACCACCCTGGAAGCCGCGAAGGGCTGCCAGGCGCTGAACATGAAAGTCTTGATGGGCGCGCCGAACGTGGTGCGCGGTGGGTCGCACTCGGGTAATGTGGCCGCCGCCGGCCTGGCTGCCGAGGGCTTGCTGGATATACTTTCCAGTGACTACTACCCGGCCAGCCTGTTGCAGGCCGCGTTTGTGCTGGCCGATCAACAAGACGGCGGCGACCTGTCGCGGGCGGTCAAGATGATCAGCCTGGCGCCTGCGCAAGCGGCGGGTCTGGATGATCGCGGTGAAATTGCCATTGGCTTGCGTGCGGACCTGGTGCAAGCCCGCAGCCGTGAAGGGCTTCCTGTAGTGCAACAAGTCTGGCGACAGGCAAAGAGGGTGTTTTGA